Within the Sphingobium baderi genome, the region CCGTTCAGAAGCCGCGCCGCGCACTTTGCCGGACTCGATCCCGCCGACCTCGTGCAGGCGCTGCTCATTCGCTACGATCCGGGCGCCGGTATTGGCTGGCATCGTGATCGACCCGTCTTCGAGCATGTCATCGGCATCTCGCTGGGCGAGCCAGCCAAAATGCGCTTCCGACGCCGAATGGGCGGGAAATTCGAGCGAACCTCCGCGCTGCTCGCGCCGCGTTCGATCTATCATCTGAGCGGCGAAGCCCGGCACGGTTGGGAGCATAGCATCTTGCCGCTGACCCGCCCCCGCTGGTCGATCACCTTCCGCAGCCTGTCGAGCGCCATGTCCAGCGCTCGTTGAGCGGATTTATCCTTCTGCCCGCCACGCCCGCATGGCCCGCTCATATCTGCCGCGGGCGCTTTCCAGTCGACGTCCGAGCGCCCGCAACGCGCGCGCCTGTTCGGCCTC harbors:
- a CDS encoding alpha-ketoglutarate-dependent dioxygenase AlkB yields the protein MMADAALIDLFDMPLLAGFAYRDGDVTAEEERGLIAHIDESALSLFRFQQWTGKRLTHSYGWSYDFANGRFAPTEPMPGWLEPFRSRAAHFAGLDPADLVQALLIRYDPGAGIGWHRDRPVFEHVIGISLGEPAKMRFRRRMGGKFERTSALLAPRSIYHLSGEARHGWEHSILPLTRPRWSITFRSLSSAMSSAR